A region from the Terriglobales bacterium genome encodes:
- the tsaB gene encoding tRNA (adenosine(37)-N6)-threonylcarbamoyltransferase complex dimerization subunit type 1 TsaB translates to MLILSIDTTGRAGAVALARGDASACEIIASSPLEGGTYSAQLAPTIAALLERNRLKLAGLNGIAVAHGPGSFTGLRVGLAAVKALAEIIRVPIAAVSLLEALALAAQRRAAEPGVYSQIMAALDAGRSEFYVAEYRVHGNRAELQRQFVAHCEEFIAAVRGQARAGAGPVVTPDDAVAQAAGTAGLHLERVPRPSVADVARIGLRKLAAGETVSAADLDAEYIRRSDAEIFAKP, encoded by the coding sequence ATGCTGATTCTCTCCATTGACACCACCGGCCGCGCCGGCGCCGTTGCCCTGGCCCGCGGCGATGCGTCTGCCTGCGAGATCATCGCCTCGTCGCCGCTCGAAGGCGGCACTTACTCGGCACAACTGGCGCCCACGATCGCGGCGCTGCTGGAGCGCAACCGCCTGAAGCTGGCCGGCCTCAACGGCATCGCCGTCGCGCACGGCCCCGGTTCGTTCACCGGGCTGCGCGTCGGTCTCGCCGCCGTCAAAGCGCTGGCGGAAATCATTCGCGTTCCGATCGCAGCCGTTTCGCTGCTCGAAGCGCTGGCGCTTGCGGCGCAGCGCCGCGCCGCCGAACCGGGCGTCTATTCGCAGATCATGGCCGCGCTCGATGCGGGACGCAGCGAGTTCTATGTCGCCGAGTATCGCGTGCACGGCAACCGCGCCGAGCTGCAGCGCCAGTTCGTGGCGCACTGCGAGGAGTTCATCGCGGCCGTTCGCGGCCAGGCCCGCGCCGGCGCCGGCCCGGTGGTCACGCCCGACGACGCGGTCGCGCAGGCCGCCGGCACGGCCGGCCTCCACCTCGAGCGCGTTCCGCGCCCAAGCGTCGCCGACGTCGCCCGCATCGGCCTGCGCAAGCTCGCCGCCGGCGAAACCGTCAGCGCCGCCGATCTCGACGCCGAGTACATCCGCCGGTCGGATGCGGAAATTTTCGCGAAGCCGTGA
- the rimI gene encoding ribosomal protein S18-alanine N-acetyltransferase: MNVRPATIEDVPAMRGLAEAAPEAAQWSAAEWERLHDPESAQRLALVAEHEGDVIGFVVLRTLAGDWELENIAVALAARRRGAGKRLIAAALALARESRARSVFLEVRESNAAARALYESAGFRPAGRRPGYYAAPREDAIVYKLLTRASADR, encoded by the coding sequence ATGAATGTCCGCCCCGCCACCATCGAAGACGTTCCCGCCATGCGCGGCCTCGCCGAAGCCGCGCCCGAAGCTGCGCAGTGGAGCGCGGCCGAATGGGAGCGGCTCCACGATCCTGAGTCGGCGCAGCGGCTGGCGCTGGTCGCCGAACACGAAGGCGACGTCATCGGCTTCGTCGTTCTGCGCACGCTCGCCGGCGACTGGGAGCTGGAGAACATCGCGGTCGCACTCGCCGCGCGAAGGCGTGGAGCAGGGAAGCGGCTGATCGCCGCAGCGCTCGCGCTCGCCCGCGAATCCCGCGCCCGGAGCGTGTTTCTCGAGGTCCGCGAATCGAACGCCGCGGCGCGCGCGCTGTACGAGTCCGCCGGCTTCCGCCCCGCCGGCCGCCGCCCCGGCTACTATGCCGCCCCGCGCGAAGACGCCATCGTTTACAAACTGCTAACGCGCGCCAGCGCTGACCGATAA
- a CDS encoding DUF465 domain-containing protein, translated as MASAELRSQLLASNDEFRRLVQEHSQYSQRLESLIQKRYLSEDEKLEEVRLKKLKLRLKDEMERIELKYRQTNQVA; from the coding sequence ATGGCTTCTGCTGAACTCCGCAGCCAACTCCTGGCAAGCAACGACGAATTTCGCCGCCTCGTCCAGGAGCACTCCCAATACTCACAACGCCTCGAATCCCTGATCCAGAAGCGGTACTTATCCGAAGACGAAAAACTGGAGGAAGTCCGGCTCAAGAAGCTCAAACTGCGCCTGAAAGACGAAATGGAGCGGATTGAGCTCAAGTATCGCCAGACGAACCAGGTCGCCTGA
- the mce gene encoding methylmalonyl-CoA epimerase, giving the protein MAIIDHLGIAVRSLERSKRFYQLLGLEVVGEETIEHERVKIAMVPLGESRIELLEPTHPDSPVGRFLEKRGEGLHHVALRVADLSATVEKLKQQGTRLISDEIKVGAGGHLYVFVHPSSAGGVLLELCEEPPGGV; this is encoded by the coding sequence ATGGCAATCATTGACCATCTCGGCATCGCCGTCCGCTCGCTCGAGCGCTCCAAACGCTTCTACCAATTGCTTGGGCTCGAGGTCGTGGGCGAGGAGACCATCGAGCACGAGCGCGTAAAGATCGCGATGGTGCCGCTGGGCGAGTCGCGCATCGAACTGCTCGAGCCCACGCACCCCGATTCGCCCGTCGGCCGGTTCCTGGAAAAACGGGGGGAGGGCCTGCACCACGTCGCGCTGCGCGTCGCGGACCTTTCCGCCACCGTCGAAAAACTCAAGCAGCAGGGCACACGCCTCATCTCCGACGAAATCAAGGTCGGCGCCGGCGGACATCTGTATGTCTTCGTGCACCCATCGTCAGCCGGCGGCGTGCTGCTGGAGCTGTGCGAAGAGCCGCCGGGCGGAGTGTGA